In Chryseobacterium lactis, a single genomic region encodes these proteins:
- a CDS encoding transglutaminase-like domain-containing protein gives MKKIIYIVIGCACSMLVNGQKYEFLTAPKFNDADLSKEKSLLDENSPAEILYKSVYFFIDGTNGELHKKYFYRIKIYDKDKAEDWLNLEIPLYTSNNNNRESLGKFKAFTYNLENGVATPVKVEKSSQYKSKESKNVTVTKFAFPNVKNGSVLEYQYEIVSPFLYSIPQFLIETDTPSLYTEYALDAPLNISYNINYTGALLPKYRDVKEKSSYGSQYKIYRFGFENVKGFKTEKFVRNDRNNRTKISAELHSTNFRELKLYSSSWDQISKRLYEDEDFGGELKRTKLAKENMPAGVSEMKTDLEKANAIFSYVQKNFIWNKDRGIYTDEGIKKLIETKVGNGAEINLFLVMLLREAGIKADPMIISTVANGLINLTSPNVSNMNFVLVSMEIGGKLHIYDATSKQSSLDELPLKDWNQYGVVVNKDKAVLIQMTNTKVSNTFLTVDAKINDDGSISGGYSDKDTGAFAMFVKDEYDENPEKYKKQYKENFSIDFTGIDSKVLESGAFESTMKFSSTNLIDKIGKKIIINPMLFLSKNSNEFDQTDERKYMIDFGAPTTKIKKVVLEIPEGYVIEEMPKNKKIVTEDKEIEYSYIIENKGNKLEVISTTKINSADYPKDYYPAFKQIWGVASKCENQVISLVKKS, from the coding sequence ATGAAAAAAATAATTTATATAGTAATCGGTTGTGCCTGTTCGATGCTGGTGAATGGGCAGAAATATGAGTTTTTGACCGCTCCTAAATTTAATGATGCAGATTTGTCAAAGGAAAAGTCATTGTTGGATGAAAATAGTCCTGCAGAAATTTTGTATAAGTCTGTTTATTTTTTTATAGATGGTACTAATGGAGAATTGCATAAAAAATATTTCTACAGAATTAAGATCTATGATAAAGATAAAGCGGAAGATTGGTTAAATCTTGAGATTCCTCTTTATACGAGTAATAACAATAACCGTGAATCGCTAGGAAAATTTAAGGCTTTTACCTATAATCTTGAAAATGGAGTTGCAACACCTGTAAAAGTAGAAAAGAGCTCTCAATATAAAAGTAAGGAAAGTAAAAATGTAACCGTTACAAAATTTGCTTTTCCAAATGTGAAAAATGGTTCGGTATTAGAATATCAGTATGAAATCGTATCCCCATTTTTATATTCGATTCCTCAGTTTTTAATAGAAACGGATACTCCTTCTTTATACACCGAATATGCGTTAGACGCTCCGCTTAATATTTCATATAATATCAACTATACCGGAGCTTTATTGCCTAAATATAGAGACGTTAAAGAAAAGAGCAGCTACGGATCGCAATATAAAATATACAGATTTGGTTTCGAAAATGTAAAAGGTTTCAAAACCGAAAAATTTGTAAGGAATGACAGAAACAATCGAACAAAAATCAGTGCTGAACTACATTCTACAAATTTCAGAGAACTTAAATTGTATTCATCATCATGGGATCAAATCAGTAAAAGACTGTATGAAGATGAAGATTTCGGGGGTGAGCTGAAAAGAACAAAACTAGCAAAGGAAAACATGCCTGCCGGTGTTTCGGAAATGAAAACAGATCTTGAAAAAGCCAATGCTATTTTCTCCTATGTTCAGAAAAATTTTATATGGAACAAGGACAGAGGTATTTATACGGACGAGGGCATAAAAAAACTTATCGAAACTAAGGTTGGGAATGGCGCAGAAATTAATCTCTTCCTGGTTATGCTGCTTCGTGAAGCAGGAATTAAAGCTGATCCGATGATCATTTCAACCGTAGCCAATGGACTCATCAATCTGACGTCTCCCAATGTTTCGAACATGAATTTTGTACTGGTATCAATGGAAATAGGAGGTAAGTTGCATATTTATGATGCTACTTCCAAACAATCTTCATTAGATGAACTTCCTTTAAAAGATTGGAATCAGTATGGAGTTGTGGTGAACAAAGATAAGGCGGTACTGATCCAGATGACCAATACTAAAGTAAGTAATACATTTTTGACGGTAGATGCGAAGATCAATGATGATGGTAGCATTTCAGGTGGTTATTCGGATAAAGATACAGGAGCTTTTGCTATGTTTGTAAAAGACGAGTATGATGAAAACCCGGAAAAATATAAAAAACAATACAAAGAAAACTTTTCAATAGATTTTACAGGAATTGATTCCAAAGTTTTGGAGAGCGGAGCGTTTGAAAGTACTATGAAATTTTCTTCCACGAATTTGATCGACAAGATTGGAAAGAAAATAATTATCAATCCCATGTTATTTTTAAGTAAAAATTCTAATGAATTTGATCAGACCGACGAAAGAAAGTATATGATCGATTTTGGAGCCCCAACGACAAAAATCAAAAAAGTAGTTCTTGAAATTCCTGAAGGGTACGTTATTGAAGAAATGCCTAAAAACAAAAAAATTGTAACAGAAGATAAAGAGATTGAGTATAGTTATATTATTGAAAATAAAGGGAATAAACTGGAAGTTATTTCCACCACAAAAATAAATAGTGCAGATTACCCTAAAGACTATTATCCGGCATTCAAACAAATTTGGGGTGTTGCTTCAAAATGCGAAAATCAGGTAATTAGCTTAGTTAAAAAATCTTAG
- a CDS encoding RsiV family protein, with translation MRNTIAVLALSLLTFTACKKNEKAGTGIEKTENKQSDEFVVDSVKVSDSTRITDSLKVTYTSKLLVFPSIKDKKLLDSIYFHDDRIKDYSKAGLQAYLENAKKNYFTSVKKDNEDWLSDITYSQTWYSSSKMNLKSNTNGYMHIEYLSSAYIGGAHDEYGFSERVFDLKNNKKLELKDITSMPKNKIEALLMKNINTIKSGTTDQNGEVKNSEMLLVDKIPASDNFYFDDKNLYFHYSPYEIAAFAAGDIVIPISWDELNGSLNAEFKERMKIK, from the coding sequence ATGAGAAATACGATAGCCGTTTTGGCATTATCACTCTTAACTTTTACTGCCTGTAAGAAAAATGAAAAGGCAGGAACAGGAATAGAAAAAACTGAAAATAAACAATCGGATGAGTTTGTTGTAGACTCCGTCAAGGTGAGTGATTCTACAAGGATTACAGATTCGCTGAAAGTTACTTATACTTCAAAATTGTTGGTTTTTCCTTCCATAAAGGATAAAAAGCTCCTGGACAGTATCTATTTTCATGATGATAGAATCAAGGACTATTCGAAAGCGGGCCTGCAGGCTTATCTTGAAAATGCGAAAAAAAACTATTTTACTTCTGTAAAAAAAGATAATGAAGATTGGCTTTCGGATATTACTTATTCTCAGACTTGGTATTCGAGTTCCAAAATGAATCTGAAATCCAATACAAACGGATATATGCATATTGAATACCTGAGTAGTGCCTATATTGGTGGAGCACATGACGAATATGGTTTCTCTGAAAGAGTTTTTGATCTTAAAAATAATAAGAAACTGGAGTTAAAAGATATTACTTCGATGCCAAAAAATAAAATTGAGGCTCTGCTTATGAAGAATATCAACACAATTAAAAGTGGAACAACAGATCAAAATGGGGAAGTGAAGAACTCGGAAATGCTTTTGGTGGATAAAATTCCGGCATCAGATAACTTTTATTTTGATGATAAAAACCTGTATTTCCATTACAGTCCCTATGAAATTGCTGCTTTTGCCGCTGGTGACATCGTAATCCCTATCTCATGGGATGAGTTAAATGGGAGTTTAAATGCCGAATTTAAAGAAAGAATGAAAATTAAATAA
- a CDS encoding diacylglycerol/lipid kinase family protein translates to MEKVAFIINPFSAKKNYQPFLNELKKKVSNPSYYVSESIAGTDEFIQNYFDKVDIFVAIGGDGTISTVAKNLINTEKILAIFPAGSGNGFSNETRFNKNLDELLEKIKQKKSRKIDTFTVNDKLSINVSGTGFDGKVVKEFEKTSRGFKNYIKVSLKTFFNYKPIKVKFSDEQYQQYNGKYLMLNIANTRQFGNNAYIAPQASKSDGLVDMVLVKKFPLTYSALFAFRMFTKRLKDDDYVTYLPVSEIEFKVNTKNWHLDGEFNKIKSPVHVKVQPASLNILV, encoded by the coding sequence ATGGAAAAAGTAGCTTTTATTATTAACCCTTTTTCGGCAAAAAAAAACTATCAGCCGTTTTTGAATGAACTGAAAAAAAAGGTTAGTAATCCATCATATTATGTCTCCGAATCTATTGCGGGAACAGACGAGTTTATTCAGAATTATTTTGATAAAGTGGATATTTTTGTAGCCATTGGAGGAGATGGTACCATTTCAACGGTAGCTAAAAATCTGATTAATACAGAAAAAATTCTGGCTATTTTTCCGGCAGGTTCCGGAAATGGATTCTCTAACGAAACTCGTTTCAACAAAAATCTGGATGAGCTGCTGGAAAAGATAAAACAAAAAAAATCCAGAAAGATTGATACATTTACTGTTAACGATAAACTCTCAATCAATGTTTCGGGAACCGGTTTTGATGGGAAAGTGGTTAAAGAATTTGAGAAAACCAGCCGAGGTTTCAAAAATTACATTAAAGTTTCTTTGAAGACTTTCTTCAATTATAAACCTATCAAAGTAAAGTTTTCTGACGAACAATACCAGCAATACAACGGCAAATATTTAATGTTGAATATTGCGAATACCCGTCAGTTTGGAAATAACGCTTACATTGCTCCTCAAGCCAGTAAAAGTGATGGCCTGGTAGATATGGTATTGGTGAAAAAATTTCCATTAACCTATTCTGCACTTTTTGCATTCAGAATGTTTACCAAAAGGCTGAAAGATGATGACTACGTTACGTATCTTCCTGTTTCTGAAATTGAGTTCAAGGTAAATACCAAAAACTGGCACCTTGACGGTGAGTTTAATAAGATAAAATCTCCCGTTCACGTAAAAGTACAGCCTGCAAGCCTTAATATTTTGGTTTAA
- a CDS encoding dicarboxylate/amino acid:cation symporter produces the protein MKGKQLYQQLYFQVIIAIIGGILLGHFYPELGEKMKPFGDGFIKLVKMIIAPVIFITLTLGIAHMTDLKKVGRIAVKAMIYFFTFSTLALIIGLIVGNLLQPGHGLNIDPATLSGDVSQYQQKAHESTLTGFIMNIIPETLFSPLVGENILQVLLVAILMGIALVLTKEKSQKVTDFLQDLSTPIFKIVHMLMKLAPVGAFGAMAFTIGKYGLHSVLNLIFLVATFYITSILFVILVLGAVAWYNGFNILKLLFYLKEELLLVLGTSSSESALPGLMEKLEKAGCSRAIVGLVVPTGYSFNLDGTNIYMTLASLFIAQALNIHLPIEKQLMLLLVAMLSSKGAAGVTGAGFVTLAATLAVVPEIPIAGMTLILGVDKFMSECRALTNVIGNSVATVVVANWEKQLDKDQLQYCLDHPNEVEKKLEV, from the coding sequence TTGAAAGGGAAACAACTTTATCAGCAACTTTATTTCCAGGTTATTATCGCTATTATCGGAGGTATTCTTTTAGGTCATTTTTATCCTGAGCTCGGAGAAAAGATGAAGCCGTTTGGAGATGGTTTTATCAAACTGGTAAAAATGATTATTGCTCCGGTTATTTTCATTACTCTTACATTGGGAATTGCCCATATGACTGATCTTAAAAAAGTAGGAAGAATTGCGGTAAAGGCAATGATCTATTTTTTTACCTTTTCAACATTGGCTCTTATTATTGGTTTAATTGTTGGCAATCTGCTGCAACCCGGTCACGGCTTAAATATTGACCCTGCTACTCTTTCCGGAGATGTTTCCCAGTATCAGCAAAAAGCTCATGAATCAACTCTTACGGGTTTCATTATGAATATTATTCCTGAGACTCTGTTTAGCCCTTTGGTGGGTGAAAATATACTTCAGGTTCTTCTTGTAGCTATTTTAATGGGGATCGCGTTGGTTTTAACCAAAGAAAAGAGCCAGAAGGTTACGGATTTCCTACAGGACTTATCGACTCCGATATTTAAAATTGTTCATATGTTGATGAAGCTTGCCCCGGTCGGAGCTTTCGGGGCTATGGCATTTACCATTGGAAAGTATGGCCTTCATTCTGTATTAAATCTAATATTTTTAGTAGCTACATTTTATATCACATCAATTCTCTTCGTCATATTAGTACTGGGAGCCGTTGCATGGTATAATGGATTTAATATTTTAAAATTATTATTTTACCTCAAGGAGGAACTTCTGTTGGTGTTGGGAACCAGTTCTTCAGAATCTGCATTGCCGGGACTCATGGAAAAGCTTGAAAAAGCGGGTTGTTCAAGGGCAATAGTCGGCTTAGTGGTTCCTACCGGATATTCTTTCAATCTTGATGGAACAAATATTTATATGACATTGGCATCTCTGTTTATTGCACAGGCTTTAAATATTCATCTTCCTATTGAAAAGCAATTGATGCTGTTATTAGTAGCGATGTTGAGTTCTAAAGGCGCAGCCGGAGTTACCGGTGCCGGATTTGTTACATTAGCAGCAACATTAGCTGTAGTCCCGGAAATCCCTATAGCCGGAATGACCTTGATCTTAGGAGTTGATAAATTTATGAGTGAATGCAGAGCACTTACCAATGTCATCGGAAATTCTGTAGCAACGGTAGTAGTTGCCAATTGGGAAAAACAATTAGATAAAGACCAGCTTCAATATTGTCTGGATCATCCTAATGAAGTAGAGAAAAAATTAGAGGTTTAA
- the ggt gene encoding gamma-glutamyltransferase has protein sequence MRKFLIVSILLASQLSWAQFTNFNIVKEVQVKNKGVVVSAHPLASEAGAKILRMGGNAYDAVTATQYALAVVYPQAGNIGGGGFLVGVKNNGEKFTLDYRETAPKKASRDMYLDKSGKANTDLSQNGRLAVGIPGSIAGFFATLKYCKLPMEKIIQPAIDLAEQGFAITDKEADMLNSQREKFQKHNKSSIIFVKDNLWKAGDILVQKDLAETLKLIQKSGAKGFYEGKTADLLVAEMKRGNGIITLEDLKNYKVAERKALEFEYKGNNVVSMPLPSSGGLLLAQMLRMASFENLEKYQQNSTKAVQIMTEAERRAFADRAEYMGDPDFIEDKTTYLISDDYLKKRWKSFSFDKATPSAEVGKIIPQPKESTQTTHISVLDKDGNAASVTTTLNGYYGSKVLVSGAGFFLNNEMDDFSIKPGVPNMFGAVGGEANAIQPNKRMLSSMTPTILLKNGKPFMVVGTPGGTTIPTSVYQSIVNVVDFKLNANMSVNAPKFHHQWLPETISVENNFPQSTISELESKNYVIEKVKYIGKTEMIVLDDRGNIHAVADGRGDDSVATE, from the coding sequence ATGAGGAAGTTTTTAATTGTTTCGATCCTGTTAGCCAGTCAGTTAAGCTGGGCTCAATTTACAAATTTCAATATTGTGAAAGAGGTACAGGTAAAAAATAAAGGCGTAGTAGTATCCGCCCACCCATTAGCCAGTGAAGCCGGTGCTAAAATCCTGAGAATGGGAGGAAATGCCTACGATGCTGTTACAGCTACTCAATATGCATTAGCAGTTGTCTATCCACAAGCTGGAAATATCGGTGGTGGCGGATTTTTAGTAGGTGTAAAAAATAATGGGGAGAAATTCACTTTGGATTACAGAGAAACAGCTCCGAAAAAAGCTTCCAGAGATATGTACCTGGATAAAAGCGGAAAGGCGAATACTGATCTGTCCCAAAACGGCCGATTGGCTGTAGGTATTCCGGGAAGTATCGCCGGATTTTTTGCCACCCTGAAATATTGCAAACTTCCTATGGAGAAGATCATCCAACCTGCAATTGATCTGGCAGAGCAGGGATTTGCTATTACAGATAAGGAAGCCGATATGCTTAATAGCCAGAGAGAGAAATTCCAGAAGCATAATAAATCGTCTATTATTTTTGTAAAAGATAATCTGTGGAAGGCAGGTGATATCTTAGTTCAGAAAGATTTAGCCGAAACATTAAAGCTGATTCAGAAATCAGGAGCAAAAGGATTCTATGAAGGAAAAACAGCTGATCTCCTGGTTGCTGAAATGAAAAGAGGAAATGGAATCATCACTTTGGAAGATCTTAAAAACTATAAGGTTGCAGAAAGAAAAGCTTTAGAATTTGAGTATAAAGGAAATAATGTCGTTTCAATGCCATTACCTTCAAGTGGCGGACTTCTTTTGGCTCAAATGCTTAGAATGGCAAGCTTTGAAAATCTTGAAAAATATCAACAGAACTCTACAAAGGCAGTTCAGATCATGACTGAAGCAGAAAGAAGAGCATTTGCAGACAGAGCTGAATATATGGGCGACCCTGATTTTATAGAGGATAAAACAACTTATCTGATTTCAGATGACTATTTGAAAAAAAGATGGAAAAGTTTCAGTTTTGATAAAGCAACTCCGAGTGCGGAAGTTGGAAAAATCATACCGCAACCTAAAGAATCAACCCAAACAACACATATTTCCGTTCTGGACAAAGATGGAAATGCAGCTTCTGTAACCACAACATTGAACGGCTATTACGGAAGTAAAGTTCTGGTTTCCGGAGCAGGATTCTTTTTAAATAATGAAATGGATGATTTCTCCATCAAACCGGGTGTACCCAACATGTTTGGAGCAGTAGGCGGCGAAGCTAATGCTATTCAGCCTAACAAGAGAATGCTTTCTTCCATGACTCCAACCATTCTGCTTAAGAACGGAAAGCCTTTTATGGTAGTAGGAACACCTGGCGGAACAACGATTCCAACTTCGGTGTATCAATCTATCGTTAATGTGGTAGATTTTAAATTAAACGCCAATATGTCTGTCAATGCACCTAAGTTTCACCATCAATGGCTTCCGGAAACAATCAGCGTAGAAAATAATTTTCCTCAAAGCACCATTTCGGAGCTTGAAAGCAAAAATTACGTCATTGAAAAAGTAAAATATATCGGAAAAACCGAAATGATTGTTCTTGATGACAGGGGTAATATTCATGCTGTGGCCGATGGCCGGGGCGATGATTCTGTTGCCACTGAGTAA
- a CDS encoding TonB-dependent receptor plug domain-containing protein — protein MRKKYQKITSLGVLFFVSVNVYAQTKDSIQVKTVDEIKITIGSRNKSRVATDTPVPVDVINIGSQSVLSPQMDLNQILNYAAPSFTSNSTTVADGTDHVDPAQLRGLGPDQVLVLLNGKRRHTSSLVNINGSPGRGSVGTDLNAIPAFAIERLEVLRDGASAQYGSDAIAGVINVIMKKNTNNLTAAITGGGFNSKGANDHRGGWDGGKYQVDLNYGAKLGATGFLNFTASFLNRGATGRAGTATGDIFNAYNAIEQRARENGVDINSLFGNINNTSNTQQIINYIHQYAPYVSYFNPAMLASIQNANTIPELQSILRADVTGNELSYRRLERNDFNMRVGQSKLGSGQFFMNSEFDISPSVRGYAFGGISYRQGNAAGFYRRPNQSRTPTSLYPNGFLPEIASDVIDLSLAAGFKGKIGKVSYDISNTFGQNTFDYTIKNTANASMLGSKKSEFRAGGLGFLQNTINADFDTKFDWLKGFNVAFGGEVRLERYKIENGEEASWALYDINGNIQTPGTSASLKPTDFMGATRPGGAQVFPGFRPENALKKGRSSVAAYLDTELDVTDRWLVSAALRYENYSDFGSTFNYKVATRYKLTNNINIRAAHSTGFRAPSLQQIYFNATATQFVGGTAYEVGTFSNDSNVANILGIPQLKQEESKSFSAGFTAKIPQANLTFTVDGYYIKIKSRVVLTDQFSRPVGTFPAGSPEYNLQQGFDQANANAATFFANAIDTQTKGIEGVISHRFKASEKVSLNSDLAVTVSKTNRVGDIKGSDVLINAGQINRYYSETSRVYLEEAVPRFKASLNNSLEFNNFSVLLRNVYFGKVTDPNTTDVNGDGVVDSNMINGQMVPTEHPVWAAKVIADLSIGYKFTKGFRVTIGANNLFDIYPDKNYGLRSLKVPSVDASGKPITSIDLSNQDQFIYSRNVSQFGMNGRFLFVRLNLSL, from the coding sequence ATGAGAAAAAAATACCAAAAAATTACTTCCCTGGGAGTTCTGTTCTTTGTTTCTGTAAATGTCTATGCACAAACAAAAGATTCAATACAGGTTAAAACTGTAGATGAGATAAAAATTACAATAGGTTCCAGAAATAAAAGCAGAGTAGCAACTGATACGCCCGTTCCGGTAGATGTTATCAATATTGGTTCACAATCTGTACTTAGTCCTCAGATGGATCTTAATCAGATCCTGAATTATGCGGCTCCTTCCTTTACATCCAATTCAACAACAGTAGCAGATGGTACAGACCATGTAGATCCTGCTCAATTAAGAGGTTTGGGTCCGGATCAGGTTCTGGTTTTATTGAATGGAAAGAGAAGGCATACTTCATCTCTGGTCAATATTAATGGTTCGCCGGGAAGAGGTTCGGTTGGCACAGACCTTAATGCAATTCCCGCTTTTGCCATTGAAAGATTGGAAGTGTTGAGAGATGGAGCTTCTGCACAATACGGTTCTGATGCCATCGCAGGGGTGATTAATGTTATCATGAAAAAAAATACAAATAACCTTACAGCTGCTATTACAGGAGGTGGATTTAATTCAAAAGGAGCAAATGATCATCGTGGGGGCTGGGATGGAGGAAAGTATCAGGTAGATTTGAATTATGGTGCAAAATTGGGTGCCACAGGATTTCTGAATTTTACAGCAAGTTTTCTGAACAGAGGTGCTACAGGGAGAGCAGGAACCGCGACAGGAGATATCTTTAATGCATATAATGCTATCGAACAGAGAGCACGTGAAAACGGAGTTGATATCAATTCTTTGTTTGGAAATATCAATAATACATCCAATACCCAGCAGATTATTAATTATATTCATCAATATGCTCCTTATGTAAGTTATTTTAACCCTGCTATGTTGGCAAGTATACAAAATGCCAATACAATTCCTGAATTACAGTCGATTTTAAGAGCTGATGTTACGGGGAATGAATTATCCTACAGAAGACTTGAAAGAAATGATTTCAATATGCGGGTAGGGCAGTCTAAGTTGGGTTCAGGGCAGTTTTTCATGAACTCTGAATTTGATATCTCTCCGTCCGTCCGCGGATATGCATTCGGGGGGATTTCATACAGACAAGGAAATGCTGCAGGATTTTACAGAAGACCAAATCAGAGTAGAACACCTACATCACTTTACCCAAACGGTTTCCTGCCGGAGATTGCTTCAGATGTAATTGATCTTTCACTTGCCGCCGGTTTTAAAGGGAAGATCGGTAAAGTAAGCTATGATATTAGTAATACTTTTGGACAAAATACCTTTGATTATACGATAAAGAATACAGCCAATGCTTCGATGTTGGGCTCAAAGAAAAGCGAATTCAGAGCAGGAGGTTTAGGGTTTCTGCAAAATACCATCAATGCAGATTTTGACACTAAGTTTGATTGGCTGAAAGGTTTTAACGTTGCATTTGGTGGAGAAGTGAGATTAGAAAGGTATAAAATTGAAAATGGAGAAGAAGCTTCCTGGGCGCTTTATGATATTAATGGAAATATACAGACTCCGGGAACTTCTGCCTCGCTGAAACCTACGGATTTTATGGGAGCAACAAGGCCAGGAGGTGCACAGGTATTTCCTGGTTTCAGACCTGAGAATGCTTTGAAAAAAGGAAGAAGCTCTGTGGCGGCTTATCTCGATACTGAATTAGATGTTACTGATCGTTGGTTGGTGAGTGCAGCATTGAGGTATGAGAATTACTCAGATTTTGGTTCTACATTTAATTATAAAGTAGCTACCCGATATAAGCTTACCAATAATATCAATATCAGGGCTGCTCATTCTACTGGATTCAGAGCACCTTCTCTTCAGCAGATTTACTTCAATGCAACAGCTACTCAATTTGTTGGTGGAACAGCTTATGAGGTTGGAACGTTTTCCAATGATTCTAATGTTGCGAATATTTTAGGGATTCCGCAGTTAAAACAAGAAGAATCGAAGAGCTTTTCAGCAGGTTTTACAGCTAAAATTCCACAGGCTAATCTTACTTTTACAGTAGATGGTTATTATATCAAAATAAAAAGCAGAGTCGTATTGACCGATCAGTTTTCAAGACCAGTCGGTACCTTTCCAGCCGGAAGTCCCGAGTACAACCTTCAGCAAGGCTTTGACCAGGCTAATGCCAATGCGGCAACATTCTTTGCTAACGCTATTGATACGCAGACAAAAGGGATAGAAGGGGTGATTTCCCATCGTTTTAAAGCCTCTGAAAAAGTTTCTCTGAATTCTGATTTGGCAGTAACAGTATCTAAAACAAACAGGGTAGGAGATATCAAAGGTTCGGATGTTTTAATTAATGCCGGGCAGATCAATCGTTATTATTCCGAAACCAGCCGTGTTTACCTTGAAGAAGCGGTACCGCGATTTAAAGCTTCACTTAATAATTCTTTGGAATTCAATAACTTCAGTGTCCTTCTAAGGAATGTGTATTTTGGAAAAGTTACGGATCCGAACACAACAGATGTAAATGGAGATGGAGTAGTAGATAGTAACATGATTAACGGGCAGATGGTTCCTACGGAGCATCCGGTATGGGCAGCTAAGGTGATTGCCGATCTTTCTATTGGGTATAAATTCACAAAAGGATTTAGAGTAACGATTGGGGCGAATAACTTATTTGATATTTATCCGGATAAAAATTATGGACTCAGATCACTAAAAGTACCATCTGTGGATGCTTCGGGAAAACCGATAACCAGTATAGATCTTTCTAATCAGGATCAGTTTATATACTCCAGAAACGTTTCTCAGTTTGGAATGAATGGCAGATTTCTCTTTGTAAGATTGAATTTAAGCTTGTAA
- a CDS encoding NAD-dependent epimerase/dehydratase family protein, whose amino-acid sequence MESYTERILITGALGQIGTELTNRLVEIHGAENVVASGLDRWQEGITSAGHYERMDVTNTQLVRQVIKDYDITTVYHLASLLSGTSEKQPIFAWKLNLEPLLHFCEMAKEGLLKKIFWPSSIAVFGKGIPKHDVGQDVVLNPTTVYGISKMAGEKWCEYYFDKYGVDVRSIRYPGLISWKTPAGGGTTDYAVEIFYKAIEEGKYTSFISENTGMPMLYMDDAINATLKLMDAPKEKVTVRSSYNLGGMSFTPAELAEEIKKEIPDFTIDYNPDFRQAIADSWPASIDDSVAKKDWGLTYDFGISEMSKDMIKNLKVKLGKN is encoded by the coding sequence ATGGAATCCTATACGGAAAGAATACTGATTACTGGTGCCTTGGGGCAAATTGGCACCGAACTTACCAACAGACTTGTTGAAATTCACGGAGCTGAAAATGTTGTAGCCTCAGGACTGGACAGATGGCAGGAAGGTATTACCTCTGCAGGACACTATGAAAGAATGGACGTCACTAATACACAATTAGTAAGACAGGTTATTAAAGACTATGATATTACTACCGTGTATCACTTAGCTTCTCTTTTATCCGGAACTTCGGAAAAGCAGCCGATTTTTGCATGGAAATTAAATCTTGAGCCTCTCCTTCATTTTTGTGAAATGGCGAAAGAAGGGCTTCTTAAAAAGATCTTCTGGCCAAGTTCTATCGCTGTATTCGGAAAAGGAATTCCTAAACATGACGTAGGACAGGATGTGGTGTTGAATCCGACAACAGTGTACGGAATCTCTAAAATGGCAGGTGAGAAATGGTGTGAATATTATTTTGACAAATATGGAGTAGATGTGAGAAGCATCAGATATCCTGGATTGATTTCCTGGAAAACTCCTGCAGGAGGAGGTACAACTGATTATGCTGTGGAAATTTTCTACAAAGCAATCGAAGAAGGAAAATATACAAGCTTCATTTCTGAAAACACAGGAATGCCGATGTTGTATATGGATGATGCTATCAATGCAACCTTAAAATTAATGGATGCTCCGAAGGAAAAAGTAACCGTTCGCTCTTCATATAATTTGGGTGGAATGTCATTTACTCCGGCTGAACTGGCAGAAGAAATTAAGAAAGAAATTCCAGATTTCACCATCGATTATAACCCGGATTTCAGACAGGCGATTGCTGATTCATGGCCGGCGTCAATTGATGATTCTGTAGCTAAAAAAGATTGGGGATTGACGTATGACTTCGGGATTTCTGAAATGTCAAAAGATATGATCAAGAATCTTAAAGTAAAATTGGGTAAGAATTAA